The following proteins are encoded in a genomic region of uncultured Vibrio sp.:
- the potH gene encoding putrescine ABC transporter permease PotH translates to MIKKAKLDIWRVIPTPKCLLLAVPYGWLLLFFLLPFLIVFKISFAEAQVSIPPYSELLSYAEQQLQLLLNIGNYEYLLEDDLYVSSYLESIRIAFISTLLCLVVGFPIAWAIVHSTPSTRNVLLMLIILPSWTSFLIRVYAWIGILKNNGLLNNVLLTAGVIDEPLKILHTDVAVYIGIVYTYLPFMVLPLYTALMRVDYSLIEASSDLGAKPITTLFSVLIPLTRAGIIAGSMLVFIPAVGEFVIPELLGGPDSILIGKVLWQEFFNNRDWPVASAVATTMLLILMVPILWFHRYQKRELEVQG, encoded by the coding sequence ATGATAAAAAAAGCCAAACTCGATATCTGGCGTGTCATACCCACGCCTAAGTGCTTACTACTTGCTGTCCCTTATGGATGGTTGTTACTGTTCTTCTTACTCCCATTTTTGATCGTATTTAAGATAAGCTTCGCCGAGGCTCAAGTCTCGATTCCTCCTTATTCTGAACTGCTCAGTTATGCCGAGCAACAACTGCAGCTACTTCTGAATATAGGTAACTACGAATACTTGCTGGAAGATGACTTGTACGTGTCTTCTTATTTAGAGTCGATACGTATTGCATTTATTTCAACGCTGCTGTGTTTAGTGGTCGGTTTTCCTATTGCATGGGCCATCGTACATTCAACACCGTCGACACGTAACGTCCTGCTGATGCTTATCATTCTTCCTTCATGGACAAGTTTCTTGATTCGAGTCTATGCCTGGATAGGTATCCTCAAAAATAATGGATTGCTCAATAACGTGTTGTTAACCGCTGGGGTGATTGACGAGCCGTTAAAGATATTGCACACCGACGTCGCAGTGTATATCGGCATTGTGTATACCTATCTGCCTTTCATGGTTCTACCTTTGTATACCGCGCTGATGCGAGTTGATTATTCGCTGATAGAAGCCTCCAGTGATTTAGGCGCTAAACCAATCACCACATTATTTAGTGTGTTAATTCCTTTAACTCGCGCGGGCATTATCGCCGGTTCAATGCTGGTCTTTATTCCTGCGGTAGGGGAGTTTGTTATCCCTGAACTGCTCGGCGGGCCGGATTCAATCCTAATCGGCAAAGTGTTATGGCAAGAGTTTTTCAATAACCGAGATTGGCCTGTGGCTTCGGCTGTTGCCACCACGATGTTACTCATACTGATGGTGCCAATTCTTTGGTTCCACCGTTATCAAAAACGTGAATTGGAGGTACAGGGATGA
- the potG gene encoding putrescine ABC transporter ATP-binding subunit PotG: MTVMSICNDLPHTHVDSNPPKPLLEIKGLTKSFDGHVAVDGLDLTINQGELFALLGASGCGKSTLLRMLAGFEQPSAGQIILDGEDLAEIPPYRRPVNMMFQSYALFPHMTVADNIAFGLKQDGMPRQEINETVKQMLELVHMSDYAKRKPHQLSGGQKQRVALARSLAKKPKLLLLDEPMGALDKNLREKMQLEVVDILERVGVTCVMVTHDQEEAMTMASRMAIMNKGQFVQIGSPESIYEHPNSQFSAKFVGTVNIFEGILESNQNDSCTVRSQDLEHPIYINEGISGVAGVPVMIAVRPEKMALSTHSNHSVNSCTGIVEDIAYMGNQSIYHVRLPSGKLVTATLQNTTRLRKDMPTWEQKVTLSWDMESCVVLKI, translated from the coding sequence ATGACAGTGATGTCGATTTGTAATGACCTTCCTCATACGCATGTGGATTCTAACCCGCCAAAACCCTTATTAGAAATCAAAGGACTAACCAAAAGCTTTGACGGTCACGTTGCCGTTGATGGTCTGGATTTGACGATCAATCAAGGCGAATTATTTGCGCTACTTGGTGCATCAGGCTGTGGAAAATCAACGTTGCTGAGAATGCTTGCCGGCTTCGAGCAACCTTCTGCAGGACAGATCATATTAGATGGAGAAGATCTTGCCGAGATACCGCCGTATCGTCGCCCGGTCAATATGATGTTCCAATCCTATGCGCTGTTTCCCCATATGACCGTTGCAGACAATATTGCATTTGGTTTAAAGCAGGATGGCATGCCACGCCAAGAAATCAATGAAACTGTCAAACAGATGCTAGAGCTTGTACATATGTCTGACTACGCCAAACGCAAACCTCATCAACTTTCAGGTGGTCAAAAACAGCGTGTTGCACTAGCCCGTAGCTTAGCGAAAAAGCCAAAACTACTGCTTTTGGATGAACCAATGGGCGCTCTTGATAAGAACTTAAGAGAAAAAATGCAACTCGAAGTTGTCGATATCTTAGAGCGTGTAGGGGTGACCTGTGTAATGGTTACTCACGATCAAGAAGAAGCGATGACGATGGCCAGTCGAATGGCCATTATGAATAAGGGACAGTTTGTGCAAATTGGTTCTCCGGAATCCATTTATGAACACCCTAACTCGCAATTCTCTGCCAAGTTTGTCGGCACGGTGAATATATTTGAAGGGATATTGGAAAGTAATCAAAACGACAGTTGCACCGTGCGCAGTCAAGATCTCGAACACCCGATTTATATCAATGAAGGTATTTCCGGTGTTGCGGGTGTCCCTGTGATGATAGCGGTTAGGCCAGAAAAAATGGCCTTGAGCACACACAGCAACCACTCGGTTAACAGTTGCACAGGGATTGTTGAAGATATTGCCTATATGGGGAATCAATCGATTTATCACGTGCGTTTACCGTCTGGAAAATTAGTCACGGCAACCTTACAAAATACCACTCGCTTGAGAAAAGACATGCCGACGTGGGAACAAAAGGTCACGCTAAGTTGGGATATGGAAAGCTGCGTGGTACTTAAAATATGA
- a CDS encoding extracellular solute-binding protein, translating to MEKMKVYCGVALGLTIGLTPLTSSAAEDKVLNIYNWSDYIAEDTIAQFEQETGIKVVYDVFDSNEVLEAKVLSGNTGFDLIVPSNDFLGRQVKAGAFQKLDKEKLSNYKNLDPKLMGILSETVDPENDYSVPYLWGTTGIGYNVEKVKAALGEDAPVNSWDLVFKPENMEKLAKCGVGFLNAPSEIMAASLNYIGKDPNSTDPNDYKKDALELLKTVRPYVTYFHSSQYINDLANGDICVAIGWSGDVLQAADRAAEADNGVEVAYSIPKEGALAWFDLMAIPKDAKHPENAHLFINFLLRPEVIAEISNYVWYANPNPPSREFIDSEILDDPGIYPNEATQDKLYSAKMLPHKTARAMTRAWTDFVKN from the coding sequence ATGGAGAAAATGAAGGTTTATTGTGGGGTAGCGTTGGGGTTGACCATTGGGTTAACCCCCCTAACATCAAGTGCTGCGGAAGACAAAGTACTCAATATCTATAACTGGTCTGATTATATCGCTGAAGATACCATCGCTCAATTTGAGCAGGAAACGGGTATCAAAGTTGTCTACGATGTCTTTGACTCCAACGAAGTTTTAGAAGCGAAAGTTCTATCAGGCAATACGGGTTTCGACCTGATTGTACCGAGTAACGACTTTTTGGGCAGACAGGTAAAAGCTGGCGCTTTTCAGAAACTGGATAAAGAGAAGCTCAGCAACTATAAAAACCTGGACCCAAAACTCATGGGCATTTTGTCAGAGACCGTTGATCCTGAGAATGATTACTCGGTGCCTTACCTTTGGGGCACGACGGGTATTGGTTATAACGTTGAGAAAGTGAAAGCCGCGCTGGGAGAAGACGCCCCCGTCAACAGTTGGGATTTAGTGTTTAAGCCGGAAAACATGGAAAAGTTGGCTAAATGTGGTGTGGGTTTTTTGAATGCTCCATCGGAGATCATGGCGGCATCATTAAACTACATAGGCAAAGATCCTAATAGTACGGACCCGAATGACTACAAAAAGGATGCGCTTGAGTTACTCAAAACTGTCCGTCCATATGTCACTTACTTCCACTCTTCGCAATACATCAATGATCTAGCAAATGGTGATATTTGTGTTGCCATTGGTTGGTCTGGGGATGTGCTGCAAGCCGCCGATCGTGCGGCTGAAGCGGATAACGGCGTTGAAGTTGCTTACTCCATTCCGAAAGAGGGCGCTTTAGCTTGGTTTGACCTAATGGCCATTCCTAAAGATGCCAAGCATCCAGAAAATGCCCACCTTTTCATTAACTTCTTGCTAAGACCTGAAGTAATCGCAGAAATCAGTAACTACGTTTGGTATGCGAATCCAAACCCACCGTCGCGTGAGTTTATTGATAGTGAAATTCTGGATGATCCAGGCATCTACCCTAATGAGGCAACGCAAGACAAGCTCTACAGCGCAAAAATGCTACCTCATAAAACCGCTCGTGCGATGACTCGTGCGTGGACAGATTTTGTTAAAAACTAG
- a CDS encoding aspartate aminotransferase family protein — MSKWIEQDSAHCLHPFTNFKALNDKGSRIIKRAEGVYIYDEEDNKILDGMAGLWCVNMGYSCQPLIDAATKQMQELPYYNLFFQTAHPPAVELSTLLAEVTPEGMNHVFYTGSGSECNDTVVRMVRHYWSSLGKPQKQTIISRKNAYHGSTMAGASLGGMSAMHAQGGLPLPNIVHIDQPYYFGEGNGVDETEFGLERARQLEEKILELGEENVAAFIAEPIQGAGGVIIPPSSYWPEIQRICDKYEILLIVDEVICGFGRTGEWFASQTFNIKPDLMCMAKGITSGYLPLGGVMVRDHVAKVLTDADTEFAHGFTYSGHPASCAVAIANIKEMQRLSIVNQVREETGPYFAKRWAELAEHPMVGEARSVGLVGAIELVKDKQTKQRFDKELDVGTRCRDHCFNNGVVLRAVGDSMICSPPLIITKSEIDELVTLAKLALDNTLADVQQ, encoded by the coding sequence ATGTCTAAATGGATTGAGCAAGATAGTGCACATTGCTTGCACCCTTTTACTAACTTCAAAGCGTTAAATGACAAGGGCTCCCGTATTATTAAGCGCGCGGAAGGGGTTTATATCTATGACGAGGAGGATAACAAGATCCTCGATGGTATGGCGGGCTTATGGTGTGTGAACATGGGTTACAGCTGTCAGCCTCTTATTGATGCTGCGACGAAGCAAATGCAAGAGTTGCCGTACTACAATTTGTTTTTTCAAACCGCACATCCACCAGCGGTAGAGCTCTCGACTTTATTGGCTGAGGTAACGCCAGAAGGCATGAACCATGTGTTCTATACGGGATCGGGTTCTGAGTGTAATGACACCGTCGTGAGAATGGTTCGTCACTACTGGAGTAGCCTAGGTAAACCGCAAAAGCAAACCATCATCAGCCGTAAAAATGCTTACCACGGCAGCACCATGGCAGGAGCGAGTCTCGGTGGCATGTCTGCGATGCATGCTCAAGGTGGTCTTCCTTTGCCTAACATCGTGCATATCGATCAACCTTACTATTTTGGTGAAGGGAATGGCGTCGATGAAACCGAGTTTGGTTTAGAGCGCGCAAGGCAACTAGAAGAGAAGATTTTAGAGCTCGGTGAAGAAAATGTCGCTGCTTTTATTGCTGAACCTATTCAAGGTGCTGGTGGTGTGATTATTCCACCATCGAGCTACTGGCCTGAAATCCAACGTATTTGTGACAAGTATGAAATTCTATTGATTGTTGATGAAGTGATTTGTGGCTTTGGCCGCACTGGCGAATGGTTCGCAAGTCAGACCTTCAATATCAAGCCAGATCTGATGTGTATGGCGAAAGGGATCACGTCAGGATACCTGCCTCTAGGTGGTGTGATGGTTCGTGATCATGTTGCCAAAGTACTAACCGACGCAGATACGGAATTCGCACACGGTTTTACTTACTCAGGTCACCCTGCTTCTTGTGCGGTTGCCATCGCCAACATTAAAGAGATGCAACGCCTCAGCATTGTTAATCAAGTTCGAGAAGAGACCGGTCCATATTTTGCCAAACGCTGGGCAGAGCTCGCTGAGCATCCAATGGTTGGTGAAGCGCGAAGTGTTGGTCTGGTAGGCGCTATTGAGCTCGTTAAGGACAAACAAACCAAACAACGTTTCGATAAGGAATTAGATGTTGGGACTCGATGCCGTGACCATTGTTTTAACAACGGCGTTGTATTGAGAGCCGTCGGAGACTCAATGATCTGTTCACCACCACTGATCATCACTAAATCGGAAATAGATGAATTAGTTACACTAGCAAAACTGGCTTTAGATAACACGCTCGCCGACGTTCAGCAGTAG
- a CDS encoding glutamine synthetase family protein, with amino-acid sequence METFKKWIEENRITEVECLIPDITGNARGKIMPAKKFLREGGMHLPEVIFFQTVNGDWPDDESMIDLTEKDMNLEPDPNTVRLVPWTKDPTGQVIHDCFTVDGEPVEVSPRAVLRRVLSFYEREGWSPVVAPELEFFLVKKNLDWDYPLEPPIGRNGRPETARQSFSIDAVNEFDPIFEDMYDFCEAQGLDVDTLVHESGAAQMELNFDHGEPLDLADQVFVFKRTVREAALRHDVYATFMAKPMENEPGSAMHIHQSLVDVNGKNLFANDDGSNSDLFLNYIAGMQKYTPAAIAFFAPNVNSYRRLVFGESAPTNVAWGEDNRTVGLRVPVSDKNARRIENRYAGADANPYLAMALSLACGYLGMKEKLTPTPQSTGDMTTEPYSLPHTLEDALLLLENSDELREILGDRFVSAYVAIKRKEYKTFFQVISSWEREFLLLNV; translated from the coding sequence ATGGAAACATTCAAGAAATGGATTGAAGAAAACCGTATTACTGAAGTGGAATGTCTTATCCCTGACATTACTGGTAACGCAAGGGGCAAAATTATGCCCGCCAAAAAATTTCTTCGAGAAGGAGGGATGCATCTTCCCGAAGTGATTTTTTTCCAGACGGTAAATGGTGACTGGCCAGACGATGAGAGCATGATTGATCTCACGGAGAAAGACATGAATCTTGAGCCAGATCCAAATACGGTCAGGTTAGTTCCTTGGACAAAAGATCCAACAGGTCAGGTCATTCATGACTGTTTCACCGTGGATGGTGAACCAGTAGAAGTTTCCCCAAGAGCGGTATTACGTCGCGTGTTATCGTTTTACGAAAGAGAGGGCTGGAGTCCGGTTGTCGCTCCAGAACTAGAATTCTTCCTGGTGAAAAAGAATTTGGATTGGGATTACCCGCTTGAGCCGCCGATTGGACGAAATGGCAGGCCAGAAACGGCAAGACAGTCGTTCAGTATCGACGCAGTGAATGAATTCGATCCTATTTTCGAAGATATGTATGACTTCTGTGAGGCGCAAGGACTGGACGTAGATACGTTAGTTCATGAATCGGGTGCGGCTCAGATGGAATTAAACTTCGACCACGGTGAACCGTTAGACTTGGCAGATCAAGTTTTTGTCTTTAAGCGCACCGTACGAGAAGCCGCGCTGCGACACGACGTTTATGCCACGTTTATGGCTAAACCAATGGAAAATGAACCAGGTAGCGCGATGCATATTCACCAAAGTTTGGTGGATGTGAACGGCAAAAACTTGTTCGCCAATGACGATGGTTCCAATAGTGATCTGTTCCTAAATTATATTGCTGGTATGCAAAAATATACCCCGGCTGCGATCGCCTTTTTTGCACCAAACGTCAATTCCTACCGTCGATTAGTATTCGGCGAATCAGCGCCAACTAATGTGGCATGGGGAGAAGATAACCGCACGGTTGGGCTTCGAGTTCCTGTGTCTGATAAAAATGCCCGCCGCATTGAAAACCGTTACGCCGGAGCGGATGCGAACCCATATTTAGCGATGGCTTTGTCACTGGCGTGTGGATATTTGGGTATGAAAGAGAAGCTTACCCCGACACCACAGAGCACTGGTGATATGACGACCGAGCCGTACTCACTTCCTCATACCTTGGAAGATGCATTATTGCTGCTAGAAAACAGTGATGAGCTGAGAGAAATTCTCGGTGACCGATTTGTTTCAGCTTACGTCGCTATCAAGCGAAAAGAATACAAAACCTTTTTCCAAGTCATCAGTTCTTGGGAGCGTGAGTTTTTACTCTTAAACGTATAA
- a CDS encoding glutamine synthetase family protein: MTSLAHQSINIDRLKTKQEQQEIVHFIEQNPNITTIDLILFDMNGVVRGKRINTAQLSKVLEQGICLPASVFALDICGETVEETGLGFEKGDGDRVCRIVPNSLQVVPWQENSAQAIVTMYEPETNQPFFADPRHVLDQQVNKLKRKGFHPCVAVELEFYLQDPEPDDTGSPQPPLMPISGERMTQTQVYSLDELDEFKTFLDEIVHACQVQGIPAENITAEYAPGQFEVNLKHSTDILLACDHAMLLKRVVRAIAKKHGFHANFMAKPYTEYAGSGCHVHISLQDEDGINLLGYNDDLLLNAIAGVLEHMDECMAIFAPNANSYRRLQPNMFVPMHASWGWDNRTVAVRVPASGEEDKRIEHRLSGADVNPYLTVSVLLASILDGIENNLVPPAPIDGDATQLDLPTLPSSWDSALHAFSASEFMQNSFGEELCKVYLANKKHEQERFSAQVSPLEYQWYR; encoded by the coding sequence ATGACTAGTCTTGCCCATCAATCCATTAACATTGACCGACTAAAAACCAAGCAAGAGCAACAAGAAATTGTTCATTTTATCGAACAGAACCCAAACATCACGACAATTGATTTGATCCTGTTCGATATGAACGGCGTCGTCAGAGGAAAACGGATCAACACCGCTCAACTTAGCAAAGTGCTGGAACAAGGTATTTGTTTACCCGCATCTGTTTTTGCACTTGATATCTGCGGCGAAACCGTCGAAGAGACCGGGTTAGGGTTTGAAAAAGGTGATGGTGACCGTGTTTGTCGTATTGTGCCAAATTCTTTGCAGGTCGTACCGTGGCAAGAGAATAGCGCCCAAGCCATCGTCACTATGTACGAGCCAGAGACTAACCAACCTTTCTTTGCCGACCCTAGACACGTCCTCGATCAACAAGTAAACAAACTTAAACGCAAAGGCTTTCACCCATGTGTCGCAGTAGAGTTAGAGTTTTATCTGCAGGATCCTGAACCTGATGATACTGGCAGTCCGCAACCCCCGCTGATGCCTATTAGCGGCGAGCGAATGACACAAACTCAAGTTTATTCACTTGATGAACTCGACGAATTTAAGACGTTTTTGGATGAAATCGTACACGCATGTCAAGTACAAGGCATTCCGGCAGAAAACATCACCGCCGAATATGCACCGGGACAATTTGAAGTAAATCTAAAACATTCAACCGACATCTTGCTCGCATGTGATCATGCCATGCTACTAAAACGTGTCGTTCGCGCTATCGCAAAAAAACATGGATTTCATGCCAACTTCATGGCGAAACCTTATACGGAGTATGCAGGCAGCGGTTGCCACGTTCACATCAGCTTGCAGGACGAAGATGGGATTAACTTGCTTGGGTATAATGACGATTTACTGCTTAATGCCATTGCTGGTGTCTTAGAGCACATGGATGAATGCATGGCGATTTTTGCTCCCAATGCCAACTCCTATCGACGCTTGCAACCGAATATGTTCGTACCAATGCATGCTTCATGGGGTTGGGATAACCGAACGGTTGCCGTACGTGTGCCAGCCAGCGGCGAAGAAGACAAACGAATCGAACACCGTTTATCAGGTGCGGATGTTAACCCTTATCTCACTGTATCTGTTTTATTGGCATCCATCCTAGACGGCATTGAAAACAATCTGGTACCGCCAGCGCCCATAGACGGAGACGCAACTCAGCTCGATCTACCGACTCTACCAAGCTCTTGGGACAGTGCTTTACATGCCTTCTCGGCAAGTGAATTTATGCAAAACAGCTTTGGAGAAGAGCTTTGCAAAGTTTACCTCGCCAACAAAAAACACGAGCAGGAAAGGTTTTCGGCTCAAGTTTCACCACTTGAATACCAATGGTACCGATAA
- a CDS encoding FAD-binding oxidoreductase, translating to MSTKHTLSYYAASKNQDLRFPTLKGSHVADVCVVGSGITGATAALELANKGYSVIVLEANRVGWGASGRSGGQAIFGWASEQHTLEKLVGQSDAKKLWELSIEALALTKNNIKKYNIDCDWQDGMVHLGMKSRHDKELQEWYANLTERYQYDSLELWDKEQVRENIDSEKYTSGMLDRNSGHLHPLNYTLGLTNAAQAAGAQFFEESAVIKIEHGDPATLFTKHGEVKANHVILACNAYMEGLESSLENKVMPVGTYICATEPLDESLTNKLMKNRIAASDINFVLDYFRCSGDNRMLFGGRVSYSGVAPLNLEKAMRNRMVSIFPQLSNAKIDYAWGGNVAITMNRAPHFGRLKPNVYFAQGFSGHGIAVTGLAGTLMAECVAATSERFAIFDKVPHMSFPGGRLLRTPALVLAMSYYRVRDLL from the coding sequence ATGAGTACGAAGCATACCCTCTCTTACTATGCTGCATCAAAAAACCAGGATTTGCGCTTTCCGACATTAAAAGGAAGCCACGTTGCCGATGTATGTGTTGTGGGATCTGGTATAACCGGAGCAACAGCAGCATTGGAACTCGCCAATAAAGGCTACAGCGTCATCGTATTGGAAGCCAATCGTGTTGGTTGGGGGGCATCGGGACGAAGTGGCGGTCAGGCAATTTTTGGCTGGGCTTCAGAGCAACATACTCTTGAGAAGCTCGTTGGTCAGTCTGACGCTAAGAAACTCTGGGAGCTGTCCATCGAGGCACTCGCTCTGACGAAAAACAATATCAAAAAGTACAATATTGACTGTGATTGGCAGGATGGCATGGTTCATTTGGGCATGAAGTCGCGTCATGACAAAGAACTTCAAGAATGGTATGCCAACCTGACTGAACGCTATCAATATGACTCTCTCGAACTGTGGGACAAAGAACAAGTCAGAGAGAATATTGATAGCGAGAAATATACATCCGGCATGCTTGACCGCAATAGTGGTCACTTACACCCATTAAACTACACACTCGGCTTAACCAATGCTGCCCAAGCTGCTGGCGCTCAGTTTTTTGAAGAAAGTGCGGTGATTAAAATCGAACATGGTGACCCCGCCACTCTCTTTACTAAACATGGGGAAGTGAAAGCGAATCACGTGATTCTGGCGTGTAATGCTTATATGGAAGGGTTAGAAAGCTCACTGGAAAACAAAGTCATGCCCGTGGGCACCTATATATGCGCGACAGAACCTCTCGATGAAAGTTTAACCAATAAACTGATGAAAAACCGTATCGCAGCGAGTGACATCAATTTTGTACTCGACTACTTCCGCTGCTCTGGTGACAACCGGATGTTATTTGGCGGGCGAGTGAGCTACTCTGGCGTTGCACCATTAAACTTAGAGAAAGCAATGCGTAATCGGATGGTCAGCATATTTCCTCAATTGAGTAACGCTAAAATCGATTATGCATGGGGCGGCAATGTGGCGATCACCATGAATCGCGCGCCTCACTTTGGTCGACTCAAACCCAATGTTTATTTTGCTCAAGGTTTCTCTGGCCATGGAATTGCGGTAACAGGTTTGGCAGGCACGCTAATGGCAGAGTGTGTCGCTGCAACCTCTGAGCGCTTTGCTATTTTTGATAAAGTGCCTCATATGTCATTCCCTGGTGGGCGATTGCTTCGAACTCCAGCACTCGTGCTAGCTATGTCTTACTACCGGGTTCGTGATTTGCTTTAA
- the atzF gene encoding allophanate hydrolase: MNTPVTIEQLLAGYRSGEIDVRTFLKQKYQLAKEDTHNTWISLISESQLDDYLSDLETKDSQSLPLYGVPFAVKDNIDLQGLPTTAGCKEFAYQPSESAFVVELLIKAGAVPLGKTNLDQFATGLVGARSPWGAGKNSFDPQYISGGSSAGSATSVALNQVFFSLGTDTAGSGRVPAAFNNILGLKPTKGLLSCSGVVPACRTLDCVTFFARSAVDIETLIDVVAVYDETDGYARENVQHTRPDEFYGLRVGVPAEEQLVFFGNDEYKKQFSLALERLKAMGAELVEFNLQPFIDAAKLLYQGPWVAERYAAIQSFFDEDSSRCLPVIETIIGGAKNYTAADTFQFMYQLQGYKVQCDKLLGEVDVVITPTAGSTYTIEEVESNPIELNSNLGYYTNFMNLLDYTAIAIPSSFCESGLPFGFTLFAPAFTDLGLIKLAKEWQKATSLPLGATKLFLPEDERVDLLVCGAHMEGLPLNHQLTGVGAILKAKGETAKSYRMYALAGGPPARPGLVRDEDNGQAIEIEVWSFPKSALGTLLCQIPHPLGLGKVELSDGNWVTGFICEAIGMEGAEDITVLGGWRRYFSAD, from the coding sequence ATGAATACTCCAGTTACTATCGAACAATTACTTGCCGGCTACCGCAGCGGTGAAATAGACGTACGTACTTTTCTTAAACAGAAATACCAACTTGCTAAGGAAGATACGCATAACACCTGGATTTCTCTGATTTCAGAGTCGCAGTTGGATGACTACCTTTCCGATTTGGAGACAAAAGACAGTCAATCATTACCGTTGTACGGTGTGCCATTTGCAGTAAAAGACAATATTGATCTGCAAGGTTTACCGACAACCGCAGGATGCAAAGAATTTGCTTATCAACCGTCAGAGTCTGCGTTTGTCGTAGAACTGTTGATCAAAGCAGGAGCGGTACCGCTGGGGAAAACGAACCTCGATCAGTTTGCGACTGGGTTAGTTGGGGCTCGTAGTCCGTGGGGAGCGGGCAAAAACAGTTTTGACCCGCAATACATATCCGGCGGCTCAAGTGCGGGCAGCGCCACAAGTGTGGCGCTTAATCAGGTGTTCTTTTCATTAGGTACAGATACTGCGGGTTCTGGTCGTGTTCCTGCTGCGTTTAACAATATATTGGGCTTGAAGCCGACCAAGGGCTTGCTGAGTTGCAGCGGTGTGGTTCCCGCTTGTCGTACTCTGGACTGCGTTACCTTCTTTGCACGCAGTGCGGTGGACATTGAAACGCTGATTGATGTTGTCGCAGTGTATGACGAGACAGATGGTTATGCGCGTGAAAATGTTCAGCATACACGGCCTGACGAATTCTACGGTTTGAGAGTGGGTGTTCCCGCTGAAGAACAGCTGGTATTTTTTGGTAACGATGAATATAAAAAACAGTTTTCTTTGGCGCTGGAACGTCTGAAAGCGATGGGCGCCGAGCTGGTTGAATTTAACCTGCAACCGTTTATCGATGCAGCGAAACTCTTGTATCAAGGCCCTTGGGTGGCTGAGCGTTATGCTGCTATTCAGTCGTTTTTTGATGAAGACAGTAGTCGCTGTCTACCCGTAATTGAAACCATTATTGGGGGCGCGAAGAATTACACGGCCGCTGATACGTTTCAGTTCATGTATCAGCTACAGGGTTACAAAGTACAGTGTGACAAGTTGCTAGGGGAGGTGGACGTTGTCATTACTCCGACTGCGGGCAGCACATATACGATTGAAGAGGTGGAATCTAATCCGATTGAGCTTAACAGCAACCTCGGCTACTACACCAACTTCATGAATCTGCTCGATTATACCGCGATTGCTATTCCGTCATCGTTTTGTGAATCCGGTTTACCGTTTGGTTTTACGCTTTTTGCGCCTGCGTTTACGGATTTGGGTTTGATCAAGCTTGCAAAAGAGTGGCAAAAAGCAACCAGTCTTCCGCTTGGGGCAACCAAGTTATTTTTGCCTGAGGATGAACGTGTAGATCTGTTGGTGTGTGGTGCCCATATGGAAGGGCTTCCGTTGAATCATCAGCTCACAGGCGTGGGTGCGATACTCAAAGCAAAAGGTGAAACCGCTAAGTCTTACCGTATGTATGCGCTGGCTGGCGGACCTCCAGCTCGTCCGGGGCTAGTACGTGATGAAGATAATGGTCAGGCTATCGAAATCGAAGTTTGGTCGTTCCCGAAATCAGCATTGGGTACTCTGTTATGCCAGATCCCACATCCACTAGGGTTAGGCAAAGTTGAGCTAAGCGATGGCAATTGGGTGACAGGGTTTATCTGTGAAGCCATTGGTATGGAAGGTGCCGAGGATATTACGGTACTAGGTGGCTGGCGTCGCTATTTCTCTGCAGACTAA